One region of Streptomyces sp. NBC_00442 genomic DNA includes:
- a CDS encoding DUF3000 domain-containing protein, protein MAAAQGRTSDGADGREAADGTTVPIPFRQAVDALRTARLRPEIEVDETRPPQRLAPHAYAVEAAVVEGEDDLADGRLVLLHDPAGHDAWQGTFRLVTLVRAELEPEMAADPLLPEVCWSWLTGALDARGLSYGEASGTVTRAGSHYFGGLSERLPATQIEIRASWTPREGRGGVPDTAGHLAAWCDLLCQIAGLPPVSGTAEAGGGVVTLPQRRDPR, encoded by the coding sequence ATGGCTGCCGCTCAGGGACGAACTTCGGATGGCGCTGACGGCAGGGAAGCCGCGGACGGGACCACCGTTCCGATCCCCTTCCGTCAGGCCGTCGACGCACTGCGCACGGCGCGACTGCGCCCCGAGATCGAGGTGGACGAGACACGGCCGCCGCAGCGTCTGGCGCCGCACGCGTACGCCGTGGAGGCGGCGGTGGTGGAGGGCGAGGACGATCTCGCCGACGGCCGGCTCGTCCTGCTGCACGATCCCGCCGGCCACGACGCCTGGCAGGGCACCTTCCGCCTGGTCACGCTCGTACGGGCCGAGCTGGAGCCGGAGATGGCGGCCGACCCGCTGCTCCCCGAGGTGTGCTGGTCGTGGCTGACCGGCGCCCTGGACGCGCGCGGCCTGTCGTACGGGGAGGCGAGCGGCACGGTCACGCGGGCCGGCTCCCACTACTTCGGCGGCCTGTCCGAGCGGCTCCCCGCCACCCAGATCGAGATCCGGGCCTCCTGGACCCCGCGCGAGGGCCGCGGCGGGGTGCCGGACACGGCGGGCCACCTGGCGGCCTGGTGCGATCTGCTGTGCCAGATCGCGGGACTGCCACCGGTGTCGGGCACCGCCGAGGCGGGCGGCGGCGTGGTGACGCTGCCGCAGCGCCGCGACCCGCGCTGA